The Cyclobacterium amurskyense genome contains the following window.
ATTTAACCCGAACCATTAAATGAGTATTGGATTAAATGATGAATTCACTTTAAAATCAGTCTTTGGATTGCAATACATGTAGTAAATCAAATCACTTCCAAGCCAAACCAAAGAAGATTCTAATCCGAGGCCAAAATGGAGTTGAAAACAAATGCTGTTCCGGTATCAAATTAAGCTGAATCAAGGTTAAAAATAGCCTATTTTAAACGCATTTGAGGAATGAAAAAAACAAGAAATATTTATCCACATTTAACAACAATTATCCACACCCAGACTAAAACAACACTTAAAATATTGTAGGTCAATTACTTACACCGTAAAATAAAACTGTCAAATTGTGGAAAACTTGAAAAAATAATATTTTTTATAAATTAATCTAAGGCCCAAAGGTGGATAACCCTAAGATCAGAATTATATTCCAAATCTAATGAATTACTCCTTACTTTTTGCAGCTTCCCAATAGGCATCCATCTCCTCCAAACTCATTTCAGACAATGTTTTACCTGAAGATTTTGCTTCATTTTCAAGGTATTGAAACCTATAGATAAATTTCCTATTGGTCTTTTCCAATGCCTCTTCAGGATTGACACCTATAAACCTGGAATAGTTGATTAAGGAAAACATCAAATCACCGAATTCCTTGGTTGCTTCCTCTTTATTAACAGGCAGTTCTCCACTGGCATCAAAATTTTCACGAAACTCCGCAAGCTCTTCTTCCACTTTTTCCCAAACCTGGTGTTTTTCCTCCCAATCGAAACCAACACCTCTTGCCTTTTCTTGAATACGCATCGCTTTAATCAATGCAGGCAAGGACTTGGGAACTCCTCCAAGCACACTTGTATTGCCTTTTTCTTTAAGCTTAATCTTTTCCCAGTTTTGCTTGACTTCCTCCTCATTATCCACCGCCGTATCACCATAAATATGAGGATGCCTTCTAATTAATTTATTATTAAGTTGCTCAATCACCTTAGCGATATCAAAGGCGTTTTTTTCATCTCCTATACGTGCATAGAAAACTATATGCAATAAAATATCACCAAGCTCTTTACTTATTTCGTCGAGGTCATTGTCCATTATGGCATCCGATAGCTCAAAGGTTTCTTCTATGGTCAAGTGCCTTAAACTCTCAATGGTTTGTTTTTTATCCCAAGGGCATTTTTCACGGAGTTCATCCATGATGGTCAGTAGTTGATCAAAAGCCGCTAACTGCTTTTTCCTTTTTTCTGGATTAATCATAAAAAGAGAGGAAACTTATAAATCGGTATGAACGTTTTGAAAGTAATACGTAAATTTGCAGAAATAAAATTGATATGACAACTGTATATTTAACATTGGCATTTGTGGCATTATTTTTCATTTTGATGTCTGTTAGGTTAATTTTCCTAAAAAACGGACAATTCAAAGGAACATGCGCATCTCAAAACCCTTACCTAAATAAGGATGGCGGAACTTGTGGCTACTGTGGAAAAAAAGTAGATGAGACAAGTTCTTGCGGCAATCCCGATAATGAGGTTGACAAGGTGATGGCAAAATTCAAATAAAAACGAACTAGCACCATCCAAACACTAATTTTTATAACCCTCCATTAAATTCTTTAAATGGCATTAATTAAATCGATTTCCGGTATTAGAGGAACTATAGGCGGAAAACCTGGAGAAGGTCTTTCTCCTTTGGACATAGTAAAATTTTCAGCAGCCTATGGAGCATGGGTTTTAGAGAACTCACCAAATAAAAAAATCATACTTGGTAGAGATGCACGTATCTCTGGTCAGATGGTTTCCCAGTTGGTAGCCAGCACACTTCAAGGACTAGGTCTTCATGTAATAGATCTAGGACTTAGTACAACACCTACGGTGGAGTTAGCTGTGCCTAAAGAAAATGCTGGTGGTGGTATCATCATCACGGCAAGCCATAATCCAATTCAATGGAATGCGCTAAAACTACTAAACGCTCAAGGAGAATTTATTTCAGATAGTGAAGGAAAAGAGGTTCTTGACAAAGCTGAAAAAGAGGATTTCACTTTCGCTGAAGTGCGCAAATTAGGAAGCTACACCCAAAGAGAAGATTACCTTGACATTCACATTCAACATGTGCTTGACTTGGCTCTTGTCGACAAAGAAGCCATTGCGGCTAGGAAATTCAAAGTGGTCATTGATTGTGTCAACTCTTCCGGAGGCATTGTAGTCCCCAAATTGCTTACTGCCTTAGGAGTTGAAGTCATTGAGGAAATGTATTGTGAACCTAAT
Protein-coding sequences here:
- the mazG gene encoding nucleoside triphosphate pyrophosphohydrolase, with the translated sequence MINPEKRKKQLAAFDQLLTIMDELREKCPWDKKQTIESLRHLTIEETFELSDAIMDNDLDEISKELGDILLHIVFYARIGDEKNAFDIAKVIEQLNNKLIRRHPHIYGDTAVDNEEEVKQNWEKIKLKEKGNTSVLGGVPKSLPALIKAMRIQEKARGVGFDWEEKHQVWEKVEEELAEFRENFDASGELPVNKEEATKEFGDLMFSLINYSRFIGVNPEEALEKTNRKFIYRFQYLENEAKSSGKTLSEMSLEEMDAYWEAAKSKE